The Salvelinus fontinalis isolate EN_2023a chromosome 9, ASM2944872v1, whole genome shotgun sequence sequence ATCACTGTGAATGCTCTTGTCGGTTGTAGCTACTATGTGGGACAATATACCTCAGGAGATTTAACAACCCAAATCCAAACTCTCAAGTGATGCTATTAAGGATTCATAGTGATTGTATTAAGGAATCATAGAATGCAAGTGTGGATCTTGCACAGGTGTATGTTAGTCTCATGTTCAGGGTCCTTTCAGTGAATTGCTCTAAGATGTTTTGCAGTGCAACAGTGTTAAGGAGGTTGGGGCTAAATCAGAGGGGGTCATAAAAACATATACAGGTTCTATTAAAAAGCTTTCCTCATGTTGAGCTTCCACACAAACTACCAAAATACATAGTATGCACACATTATTTTATCATTTTAATTCATTTGAATACAGCAAAAAGTAGATACTTGGCATAGGAATTGGCCTTCTTTAGTGCATTTAGGTTAACTCAGATAACAATTTCCCCATTGAGCGGTCAATTAAATCATTCATCTAACATTATTTTGAGAGATTTTCCATCCAGATAGTTTGCATATTTTTTAAATCAGTAAATCAATTGGTACAACAAGACATCCAGCTATAAGTGTAAACCTGTCTATCTCAATACCCATTTCAGGTAAATAACCATAgcaagctggagtcttatatctccctcactaactttaagcatcagctgtcagagctgcttaccgatcattgcacctgtacacagcccatctgtaaatagcccacccaactacctcatccccatattgttatttattttttgctcctttgcaccccagtaactctacttgcacattcatcttctgcacatctaacactccagtgtttaattgctaaattgtaattatttcgccactatggcctattttttgccttacctccctaatcttactacatttgcacacactgtatatagatttttctattgtgttattgactgtacgtttgtttatcccatgtgtaactctgtgttgtttgtgccacactgctttgctttatcttggccaggtcgcagttgtaaatgagaacttgttctcaactggcctacctggttaaataaaggtgaaatatatatattttttaaaataattcaCTGAATGGCTCATTTTACCTTCAGTCAAATTGGGAAAGTGGTCTTAAGTTTAGGCATGACAGTCTGAATATTTTTGTTTCACTTTTCCTGTTGCGACATGACCAGAAACAGCAATGACACACACTTAAAAAAGCAGCTTTTAATAACTGTATACAATTACTGCAATCTCTCAGTAACTTTATCCAAATTAATAAAACAAAGATTTTCTATTATGTTGACACAGTGCCAGGGGATATCTAACAGACACTCCAAATAATACACACAACAAACATTTGTGTCATTGTTTCAAAACAAAAGCTGTTTTCATTTAAATTGTGAGTGCGTTTTGAATTGAGGGCTGTGTATACTGATATTGGTTGAAGGCTGCCATGCCATGAGTTATTAAGATAATACATTCTAGTCACTATAGGACTGAGCCCTGTCTTGTCTTGAAGTGTTGTTTACTGGTTCCTCTTCCACAGAAGGTATGTGGCAACCCTAGAAAAACCTGTTCTGTTTGTACAAATATATTATCCCCAGATCCTATAGTAATATCTAGATTGTGCCACTCAAATGTTCCTGTTTGATTGATTTTCCCTTCAAACGTATTAGACGATTAAATCAGTGAAAGAAAGTGCATACATTGTTGCTGATAAGTATATTAAGGGAAATCCACTCAACTCAATAAAAAAGCACCCATCGTCTCACACAGGTATTCAGGTCCATTCTAGGTATCCCTCTTAACACTTGTCTACTTAAAAAGGGAAAATAAGATATTGCGCCACATAGTAAAACATAACTAAACCCAAGACGGCAGTCCCTGAGATCTTATTGGTGGAAAGCATTTATGGAAACGGCATGATGGAGCAGCACGAGGAAGTCATTAAGAAGCTTACAGACTTTCAAGAAGATTAGATTTTACTCTTCTAATCCTACAGATTACAGCCGCGCAAGCCTGCTGACCGAATGTGCTTCATTTGTTGTACAATCTCTTTCCATTGATAATTTCTTGTTGCTCCTAACTCTCTGGAATATGTAGGCTAACAAGGAGTAGCAGGATTGATAGGAGGTTCAGGTGAGACTGTGTATAGCTCTAGTTGATAAAACAAAGTTCTGGAAAACAATTGATGCAACCAAGATTTGGCGCTGGTTTTGGTGGTTTTTAAATAGGATTTAACAGGAATTTATGTGGATTTCGGTTTTCATTAAAACTACAGACCGTCGCTAATGGATGAAGGCACTTCTCAGCCGTAACTAGACCAAACGACTGCTTCCACACTACAGAACCAACCTGGCCAGGCAGGCAGCGTGGGGATAGATAGGCCGGAGGAAGATCATCTCTTGGAGGCCTTTACAGATGGTGTCCATTGCTCCCTGTAGTGAGATGGAGACAGAGCCCTGCACTGGAGAGCAAGAGAAGCGGGTGGTGGAGACCAATGAGCCAGAGTTGAAGGAGGCCTACACAGATCCTGGTGACAAGGACAGTCAGAAAGAGAAGGAACTGTCCCATGGGCCTCAGCAGGAAGATACGGAGCCCCATGGGGAGGGAGACCCCAGGATAGAATGCCAGGGTGGAGGGAATGCTGGCACTACATTAAACACTCTCCCTAtcccagagaagacagagacccCCTGTGTGGAAGAGAGGAAGCTGAAGAAGACCCCGAGTTTTGCAAAAACAGTGAGGTTCAGCGAGATAGAGTCtgtggaggacagggagagctcagAGGAGTGTCTCTTCCCAGACCATGAGATGGTGCAGTGGATCTCCTCCAGCTTTGAGGAGCTGTTTCTGTCTGAAGACTGGGAGGACATCACAGGTATGTTACTCATTCAATACAGTCATCATCATAAAACTTTTAAACAATTATGATGTTGGAATATTGAAATGCTTTGTTGAAGCAATATTGCACTCATGGCAAACTTTGTTGTTCTATTGTAAACACATTTGTTACTCAATTGTTCTGGCACTGCCTGTAATTTGCTTGCAAATTTTTCGAGTCATGTTTCTTCATGGTCATGGCAATCTAATTAATGAAATTATGTTTCATTTAAACTGTATTACACAACATTATGCCCTTTCCTAATAGTTGTTTTTTTCTCCAAGTGCCTCTTTGATCAACCACAAGCAGATTAACCCTCTGCCACCTCTttcaccctccctcctccttctctctgtccgtcccttgATCCTTCCTTCTCCCAGATGACCGGCTGTTGAGGAAGAAGGTGCTGGCGCCTGGCCCCCAGAAAGCTGAGCACCCAGCCTGGGGTCAGGAGGTCACAGTCAAAATGCAGGGAGTGCTGGAGGATCGGAGTGTGGTGGAGAAAGACCGTAAACTGGTGTTTGTCATCGGAGAGGGAGATGTCAACCAGGTGGGACCTAAAGACATTCTGATTGACAACAGGACAGGTTCCAACACACCTGTCCTGCACCCTGTCACACACAACTGCATTTGCTAAGCATAACACAGGGTTGGACTTATCCTTCAGAGAATGTACATGTGATAGCTATAGGTCTCAGTGTAGCCATAACACAACCAAACTAGAAATTGTCCATTGGTATTCTATATTTCTATAGTGTTTCAATGCATGCAAGGTAAATTAATAACTCTTCATCAATGGATTTTCATATGTGTGCCAATAAACCATTAACAGTGAGGGAGCTGTGGTAACACAGTGCTTTTTGACACACAGGCCCTGGAGGAGTGTGCTATAGCCATGCAACAGGACGAGATCACATTACTGTTGGCAGATTCACAGTACACCTATGGACTTCTGGGAAGGTAAACACCGCTGGGAGTGTCATGATCAACAGCACCACTGTAGGGAAAAGACACAATCACaacaataatatatacagtacaagtcaaagtttggacacacctactcattccatggtttttcttaatttttaaaaatattttctacattgtagaataatagtgtagacatcaaaacaatgaaataacacatatagaatcatgtaataagcaaaaaagtgttaaacaaatcaaaatatattttatatttgagattattcaaagtagccagcctttgccttgatgccagctttgcacactcttggcattctctcaaccagcttcatgaggtagtcaactggaattcatttaaattaacagctgtgccttgttaaaagttcattttaagaacatttcaagaactttgtgcagtcgcaaaaaccataaagcgatatgatgaaactggcactcatgagaaccgccacattaaaggaagacacagagttaccttccacatctcaacatcaactgttcagaggagactgagtgaatcaagccttatggtcgatttgctgcaaggaaaccactactaaaggacaccaataagaagagacttgcttgagccaagaaacacgagcaatggacattagaccggtggaaatctgtcctttggtctgatgagtcaaaatgtgcgatttttggttccaaccgccgtgtctttgtgagacgcagagtaggtgaacggatgatctctgcaggtctggttcccaccgtgaagcatggaggaggtgtgatggtgtgggggtgctttgctaatgacactgtctgtgatttatttagaattcaaggcacacttattatggctaccagagcattctgcagcgatacgtcatcccatctggtttgcgcttagtgggactatcatttgttgtgAAAACCCAAACATAGACTTGGCCATCCATCACCTCTCATTTTAAAAAGGAATGTAACATATATTACCACGCTAAGGGGCAGTTCTAGTGTACCTGCTGATCAGAGGGCAGCCTGACTAATGAACCATTAACGGGAGCAGATGGCCTCCTCCACACACCATTCACACTCGGCCAGAGGCCTCTATCCTCCCTCAGGCTCTATGGGATGACACCACTAAAATTACAGCCAATGGCTTGGGTTTACAACCCACGCCCCATTAATAAGCCATTGCATGTATAGAACGTAACACATTGACACCTGTGGAGCCGAAACAAACTCATATCATACTTCACATCCAATATTTACTTCAACATTGTAACCTGATCATTATTTTTCAAATTACCGCTTGAGTTGTAAAAGAAAACTAACTGAACGAAATGGCATAAATTCAGTTATTTGCTGGCAAATGTCATGCTACCTTCATAAaaattggaaaataattttgtTCATCCACAGCCATATAACTGCGTGTTTCTAACAGGTAAACAAAATAGGATAAAGCTAATGAACAGTGTGCCACGCAACATGTGTAATCTCCCACATAGATTACCCAATCATCAGGTTGTTTAGGATCTTCCTCTTGATATTTACATACAACTGAATGTAGCTAATTGAGATGAGACAAACAATTTGTGGACAAAGCAGTATAAAGATAAAACAGCTGTCATATATAGATTTGTTGTTTGCACTCTACTTTCCAGAATATAGCCATTTCTGAGGATCCATGGGCAAGGGTTCCCTTAGACTGTGTCATGCCTCTGTGTGGTTTTATATTTCTTGCTAGAGCCTGATGCAGTGTAACGCGTGCATTGCAAGTCTTCGCCTCTGTTACGTGTGGTCCTATGCTATGTGTGAGGTCTTGTTTGTATTGAGTTTGTGGCGCTCTAGAGGTCCAGAGTAGTTGTTCAATTCTATTTTAGAAAAATAGGGGTGAGAGGAAGGTGATCCTCTGAGGTGaatctctccctctgttcctgaGGTGAGTCCCCTGGTCTGTCTGTCCCTGAGGTGAGTCCCCTGGTCTGTCTGTCCCTGAGGTGAGTCCCCTGGTCTGTCTGTCCCTGAGGTGAGTCCCCTGGTCTGTCTGTCCCTGAGGTGAGTCCCCTGGTCTGTCTGTCCCTGAGGTGAGTCCCCTGGTCTGTCTGTCCCTGAGGTGAGTCCCCTCGTCTGTCTGTCCCTGAGGTGAGTCCCCTCGTCTGTCTGTCCCTGAGGTGAGTCCCCTCGTCTGTCTGTTTCTGAGGCAATTCCCTGGTCTgtgagtagacagagagagatagagaggcaggcagacaggcaggctggAGCTCAGTTAATGATTGTTTTGATGCAGCTGATTAGGACTGTGTACTG is a genomic window containing:
- the LOC129862433 gene encoding peptidyl-prolyl cis-trans isomerase FKBP8-like — encoded protein: MVSIAPCSEMETEPCTGEQEKRVVETNEPELKEAYTDPGDKDSQKEKELSHGPQQEDTEPHGEGDPRIECQGGGNAGTTLNTLPIPEKTETPCVEERKLKKTPSFAKTVRFSEIESVEDRESSEECLFPDHEMVQWISSSFEELFLSEDWEDITDDRLLRKKVLAPGPQKAEHPAWGQEVTVKMQGVLEDRSVVEKDRKLVFVIGEGDVNQALEECAIAMQQDEITLLLADSQYTYGLLGREPDIPAWAPILYQLQLLNIREKPDLLILPISDRIRIGNQKRERGNFHFQREEYSMAARAYWMALDVLTTRTKDGGSAVLVEGEEVQDYRVKCLNNLAAAQLKLEQYDDALHTSRDVLSLDPQNVKALFRTGKLLSDKSEYGEAMEILKKALKLEPSTKAIHVELSKLVKRQSGGKNTQKWQAKPAQLLGDNIAPFLTPSNKKPPGISWKFLLGALVVALGSLVTSVVLTARN